The Asterias rubens chromosome 1, eAstRub1.3, whole genome shotgun sequence genome segment acatagatttcgagaaagaagtaattctccacgaatttgatttcaagacctcaagtttagaatttgaggtttcaaaatcaagtatttgaaagcacacaacttcatgtgacaagggtgttttttcttacattattatctcccaacttcgacgaccaattgagttcaaattttcacaggtttgttattttatgcatatgttgagatacaccaagtgagaagacttgtttttgacaattaccaatagtgtccactgtctttcaaTTTGTCAGAATTTTAACAAGAATCAAGTCGATCATCTAGTTTCAGTTAACAATGATGCCTCCATTTAGGGTAAATTTCTTCCTCTCTATCTGAGTCTGTCTCTCTCTCCTCGTTTTTACATCAGAAAGTAAGACATGGTGTGTTCCCGGCATGACTAAGATAGAAGCCAACAAGCCACAGAATAGAATGGGCCACACTGCAGTGTACGACCCAATGGTCAAGTGTGTCTATGTGTTTGGAGGATCCAAGAATCTCAGATGGTTTAATGATGTCCACGTCTTGGACATTGAATCTTGGAGATGGTCACATGTTGAAGTAGGTTTTACCATCTGTTGGGATCTTAAGTGACCTATTATATTATATAGGTCAACTTCAGCAAAACATAGTCAAGTTTTTTCTAACATGCATTTACATTCATGCATGTTTCCCAGGGCAAGAAGGCTGTGGTCTCCGTGTAATTCCACATCGGATAGTAGTccttaattattttcaacctcttcAGGTAGATTAAGcaggaaagttttttttcttcagaaataagcccggttcatacttcctgagaaAGCGAATGCGAATTTTTGTGACGCAACAATCGGTACGCACTCCATTTCCATTTGTGACGCAGAAATTCACTTCGCtcgaagcattcgcaggaagtatgaaccgggctttaagcAGTCTTACAAATTCCCTAATCCACTCTGCgacagtagaataaatagcagGAAAAGTTCtcttaaaaaatatcacagcaAAGTAAGTAAAATTAGAAACAGTGTGGAAACATCAGGAATGATACTTTTGTTAGTAATTTCTGTAAGCTATAAGATATCCTAAAAAGTAGCTGTTGTTCAGTAAGCTTCCCTTCACCATTCACTTTGCAGGCCCAGGGACGAGCACCCACAAGGGCTTATCACACCAGTACCATCTACCGCAACGAGATGTTTGTCTTTGGTGGTGTGTACCCTAACCCTGACCCTGAGCCTGACGGCTGCAGTGACCAACTACTTATATTCAACCCAGGTAAGAATCCATCAGTATGTTAGGTTAGGTTCAATGGATCGAACATGCTGTCATTCATTGAGTAGTGACCAACTACTTTTCTTCAACCCAGGTAATAATCCATCGATTTGTTAGGTTTGGTTCAGTGGATTGAACACCCTGTCATTTAtggatttgtgcaattcataaatgtagatgtaaaagcaatgtttgtatgagagagattggctgttgccagcttggttttATGTCccattgtgggagtttgccgagtttccTTGATGGGAAGGCCTAAACTCACAAAATGAGTTGCATCTTTAGCGTGGGATGGGGTGGATGATTTAACCTggtgttaagactagtcttatctagccttgctcaaggcagtcgaattatttactccgaaaaaagaccgccgctgtataaaaactcacccgtattcactgtgcgtcacatcgcacgacacgatgcccccgtacactatccgcatgcgtcggccgtcaggccgacagccttgtagggtctgtgttgaagccactgacctcattactataataagcgaagagttcccacggtcagctcattaccataatgcccgcaaAAGAcaagacatgtttacatcacacaccaccaccacagacgctcagcgagcatgataggatccaaaggtcgtgataagggaagtgcgtgattggacgtcaaaatgaataattcatttgcctcacatcctgtgttgtctgataggtccgacgaaagatatacatattcatggactgcatactagcatatccgagagcccccccccccatttttttccactagtggaaattttttcatgaaacacattcaacccggaagttacagacccgacaaggctttCGGCCTGACGgtctccgcatgcggttagtggtacgagtgcggatgacttgtgtgcacagtggTCGTACGATGttacagtgtgtatacgggtgggtcatgcggtgtgatcgcacgcaccacgcacagggtatacgggtggcgtcttttcggagcgagtaatgcgactgccttgagcaaggcttagtcttatctcgagttaggattagccttacgtttttaatatctcctaggactagtcttaattttcctaactctttgtgaaatcgatccatGAATTAGTCTCTAACCATTGACATAGTGTAAAAGCTTTTGCAATCTTAGCGTGAGGTTATAATTGATATGTAAAATTTGTCTCACTTTTAGAAGTGCTCCGTTGCAAAATGAGTGCATTACAAAACTGAGCTTGACCTTAGCACCACCCCTCTTaatcattaaagccattggaccctttcggtaaacagtgttgtccaaggcccaaactttgtgtaccacaacttctatatcaaataacaaacctgtgaaaatttaggctcaatcggtcatcggagtcgggagaaaacaacggaaaaacccacccttgtttccgtgcgtttcgccgtgtcatgacatgtgtctaaaataaatccgtaattctcgttaacgagaatttatattgttttgctgttttctcaaaaagtaaagcatttcatggaataatacttcaagagaagtctttcaccattgccttctgttaaccctgtaagttatttgtaaatctgtgaacttttatttttttttctgaaccgaaagggtccaatggctttaaggggatTAAACATTCTGTattcattaattttattttcatttttcttgCGTTTTACTCCATCAGCCTCTGAGAGTTGGTATGAGCCGTTGGTTACCGGAAAGAAACCCAAACCTCGATCGGGGTAAGTTTAATAGCAAACCTTTACAGTCTTAAAAGTATCTTCCTCAATGTTTTGAAGACCAATAGTTATCTGTGAaggtagagatggttcttgcgaTTGAAATAGCTTGGTGTGATCCCGAGGGAGCTAAGATGGTTTTACGAATGAAACAAATGGCCCAGTAACTTACCAGGCGTAGGAGCGtaaggagcgtcactgagtgacggatttaCGCGCTATATCAGAAGTAACTATACTTGTCCATGAAGACACTAGCTCCTCTAAATTTTCTTCAATATCGTTAAATTCTTCCAAACCCTTCCAAAaaattcacattattttcttgcaggcATTCAGCCACACTCCTCGATGACCAGTTAGTTATATTCGGCGGATGGGACGCCCCAGAATGCTTTAATGACGTACACTGCCTCGACCTCAGTGAGTATATTATGCAATTCAACCCCAGGAATTTTCAAGTATCACAGTTAATATTCAAACCTCACTCTAAATATGCAAATCATCCCTATAACTTTTCAAACCTCCCATGAATATTCAAATCAACTCTaactgtttttcatttgtttgccAGCTCTGTTTGATTATGAGAATATTCAAGTGATTGGATCTCCACCTTGTCCGCGTAGGTAGGTTGaattaatacatgtagttttactGCCAGTGTAGTTTTTAGGAAGACGTTGTGCAAACATGTTGTATTTCTGTCTGTGACGGCCAGGAAACACATAATTTTTCAGTTTCTTCAGTGActtgatttattcatttattcacacATCTCAACCCCAGATTAAGCGCCTTGATTTTCAAATTGATCCAATTGGGTAATTCTACTCTGTTATGTCGGGAGAAAGACTTGTCTTTACACTTCTGTGTTATTTCTCCGACAGATTTTGTGATCAAAGAGAATAAATCTTCAGCAGAAGAGAAAAGTTTCCACAACCATTCTATTCAACCCTGTTCACACTTTAAAAGAAGGTTTAGATTAACTCATTACAGAtctaggatttgaggcattgcatggtgaggtatcaatatatatttggtttgcggtaacaccatgtgtgtacctacttgccaggtagagtttgttcttagagaactctcttgcatttattctactgccacggagtagataatcggtttcgggagacttctcagtctcctgacgatgactagagcaagctagtcaaaacgttgagaccaattcagaaatTACTCCGCGGAAGTACAGTTAATtttgatcctataagctaaagtagtagtccaagtctattttctataccatctgccctggtaatagttaaaagcaggacggttcttttcagaacagagaagtctcccgaaaccGATTATCTACTGCAGTAGAATAAATGCTAAGAACAAGctctacatggcaagtagatatggtgttaccacatggtgttaccgcaaaccaaatatatatcatTACAGATCCATAACATGGCCACATAATGCAACTGACAGTTTCAGACACTTTTTTTCAGGATATTATTTTATCACAAAGATTAATACACATTTGTTTGGTTTCCATGGTCACAGTTGGCATGCCTCGGCTGCTATGCCTGGCAAGCGGATTTTCATCCATGGAGGTTTTGATGGCGACATGGCAATGACTGattctttcattttttgtttaggtaagcatttttgttttcccattgAACGTAATAGTACTAGTAAATCATATTTGTAAACCTTATATCACTGCGAAAATTCTACGCTCTATTAGGAATAGAAAACTTTAagttatatatataaatataaataccaACATGTTAATAATAGTTGTTACTGATAAACAGTGAATAGTTAACTTTTGAGGTGATTTTTGACTTGTTCAACCCTGACTGCCTCCATGCCATTCCAAAGTTTAGCTGCAGCTACTTGAAATGAGTGAGCTCAAAAAGATTCTGTCACAGAGGTGGAATTTCTGAGAAGGGACTTTGATACTTGAAGGAATGCATTTGTGAATTATGTCCTGGAGGTAACCTGGGCTGTGCCTTGTAAACAGTGAAAAGTTAGGAGGAGTAATTGAGTACGTCAAAGGCAGGAAGGGTGATTTCGGAGAAGTTTCTGCACTAACCATGATGGATCCAATTAATTTGGCTTTTCAAAGAgcaatgtttcttttaaaattacacaaaacaaaacttgttatttttcCCAAGAGATCAACTTTTTGGCAGCTCAAATATTCAAGAGAGAGTTTGTAGTCCACCTGTAGCTGGACACAGATCTTCATTCCTTTTCCCATTTTGATTGTGGCTTCTCATCAAAATGCATGACAGCTCAATTTTCAAGAGAAAGTTTGTAGTTTTATGTTTCAGCCACCTGTAGTTGGACACAGGTCTTCATTTCTCTTCTCGGTTTGATTGTGGCTTCTCTTCAAAAAGCAagatttgcttttaaaattacagaaaacaAAGTTGTTATTTTTCCAGGAAATAACCCTTCTTGGTAGCTCAAACTTTCAAGAGTGTTTGTAGTTTTATGTTCCAGCCACCAGTAGCTGCACAACAGGTCTTAATTTCTCTAACCATTTTGATTGTGGCTTCTCATCAAAAAGCAagaattgcttttaaaattacCTAAACAAAAAGTTTGTCGAGGAGATAAACCCTTTTTGGTTTCTCAAACTTTCAAGAGTGTTTGTAGTTTTTATGTTCCGTCCACCTGTAGCTGGACACAGGTCTTCATTCCTCTTTCCATTTTGATGTGGCTTCTCATCAAAAAGcaagattttcttttaaaattacagagaaaaaaaaaaaggttttcgcGGAGATAAACCCTTTTCGGTAGCTCAAACTATCAAGagtgtttgtaatttttatgttGCAGCCACCTGTAGCTGGACACAGGTCTACATTCCTCTTCCCATGACACCATGTGCTGGCCACACCCTCATCACTCTCAATCAGAAGTTCAGAGACGATGGCGGTAAGGACAAGGAGAACGAGACAATAGAAGATGACAGGAGACAAAGACTGATGATATTCGGCGGCGGGAACAACGAGGGAGTCTTCTCCAACAAGCTGAAGACATTCAAACTTGAGCTTGCCTAGTAATGATTACGTTGCCTGTTAAGAGTCCATGTCATATCTTTGTATTCTTGATAGATCAGGATTTTTTTAACCGCGTGCGGTAAGTTACATGTTTGCAAATTCATCACGagtagcaggcctgatacttccaGGAGGCAACATAAGgttccatgccccttggtcattgccttggtgcccttgaaatgctgcagtagaaatgtacaattgtacaattttcctcatagggtgcctttaccaaggagaaaattccttggtgcctttgccctttcaaaaacgaagcatgcaggCCTACGAGTATCCTGTATTTTCTTTCCACAGGGCTTGGTGGAACCatgaattctacctccatggtgtggtGCTAAACATATATTGGTACTGTTCCTAAACTTCCTGTTCAGATAGGTGATGTAGTTCCAATTAAGCCATGCCGTCGCCATGCAAACTGGCTCCACTGATTTCCAGAAGCCCATACAAGTTGCATTGACTTAGTTTTTCTCTGATGGTTTATGCACGCAAATTTGTATAACGCAACTTTTGACATcgtttctcaaagactacaggTCTTCTCAGAACTAAAAGTTTTGACAatgaaatttgtgttttttcaaatGACACACAATTGTATGCAAGCTTAGGAGCTGGAAGCAGTGAATACTTTGGTCATGCAGCAGATACCCACACATGTGACCCAACATAACAGCTGTATTTCTGCTGCAGCTTTAAGCTGTTAAATCATGTACTTTAAGTCTGAGGTGGATTTcttgtttttgaacaaaaatctcCTTTTATAGTTAGAAAAGTGGCAGAAATTCCTAAACACTAATCAACCATATTTGGGCTGAATGGTCTTATAATCGGTATCCCCACCGAGTTATAAACTTTTATCCCTATTGTGACCTTCTCGTAATAAATGTATCGGTGCTTCCATTAAGGAAATTTTGTGTAAGTTACAATCCAGAAATTGAGGATACTAGTGTTCCAAATTGGGAAGCTCTTTGGTAATATTGGTCTTGAAAGATTCAAtcaatctgtttttgtttttgtttttttaatcaaagacGTTTTTTTTAGCGAATTTTAATTTACGAAATGATGTTGCTGAGGTTGTAGTAGATATGTAACTTTTGTTGATAAATGATCAACCATACGTTTAACTGTTTATTTCCACATGGATTGGTTTGTAtaaatcagttttgtttttatttgacaagATTTGTTTGATCGTGTAAATTCTTTTACCTCTTTAATAAAGAGGGCTCTaagttcaaaatttgttttgtgatccactgattttccaatagatagtgtctttaaaggcaatggacacatttggattgtcaaagaccagcattattacttggtgtatcccaacaaatgcataaaacaacaaacctgtcaaaatttgggctcaattggtcgttgaagatACAAGAAAATagttcaagaaaaaaacaatgtttgtgtgctttcagatgcctaataaagggctccaggcctgaagtcttttattatttgagtgagaaattacctctttctcaaaaatgatctcacaatgttgtatattatcaacagctcccctttgTTAAAGGTTAGGTAAGACACTTGTAATTTCCCTCCACTTTCATGAGgactatttgaaaaaaaaaagtgaagatCACAAAACTTGATTTGGCCTTGGAGCACCTCTTTTAGACTTGTACCAGATTTCAGGCAACTGCTTTGCAGCAAATGGTGCTTAAAAAGCAATCTACTAAGCAGAACCTTgttgggtaccagtcacaaacaatatacattttttttggaAAATTGTGTTTGGTATCAAATTTTAATCAAAGATGTTTGATTAAAGATGTTTCATCAAGTTTGTTTCATCAACTTTTTGCACACTTAAAAGCCAAGAAAGAATCGTGTTGCTGAGGTTGTAGTTAATAGTTAACTTTTTTGATGAATGCAAACAATTGGGAATAGTTCCATTTCTACCTGAGCAATTTTTGGCTATTTATTTCCACTCTTTCAGTGCATGGTATTTTAAATGGTAGGCCTTACCTGCAGGTACCTGTTAAACAAGTTTATTTGTGCTTAGAGGCATTCTGTTTGCATAGGCGTTTCCATGAATTTTGGCCAAGAACAATGAGTATCTTAACTTTTCTCAGGTGACCTAAACTCGGGCTTGCAATTAATgttttttagcaatattttgtacttttttcttAACAGTatgaacaaatacaaaacaaagtttgtaAAGCAGGTCTCATAAACGTGTCAGTTATTAACAAGTGTCTGGTTTTCAGAAGTTTCCAAAAGCTACATGTACCTTGAGCATTTAAACCCGGGCCTGCAAGCTGTGTTATCCAGGAATTTCCAAATTTTGCCAAATCTCAACCCTGTTTTAAGAATCCAGAAGTCTAGAATACTTGCGTGTTAAAAACATCCATTATCGTTTTTTAATCAGTTCAATAGAAGGGAAATAGATCAATTCAGTATGAATCTCTAAAGCTGGGCCTCCAACTTCATCTTTCGTTTTCAAgtgaaaagaaaaactaaatcaAGACCCTACAAAGAATGTGTTAACCGCGAGCTGATTCATTGGCCCTAATCAAAACCATGACTTGTATTGAGCTAAGGATCCAGTAGTTATTTAGAAAATGTGTACTTTCCTTACAGGGATAAGAAAGAAAACACTTGCAACGTTCAGGTAATCAATTGTGGGTGGTTGGTGGGGGATGTTCACAATTGTTTTCGTATGAAACTTCACTCAGTGATGACACATACAGGCTGGACCTCAAACGTTAAGCACTCAGTTAAATATTGTCCAATCTAATTCTCATGGTGATTCATGGTAAACTTCTTGTCAACATCATCTAATCTTACAGGCTGCGCCTTCACAGCAGCGCAACATGCATTCTAATTTCAATGCCTTTTAAGTTTTATATTAGAACAAGACACCATGTTTGGTGAACACTCGATCATCTCTGATCCTTTAGCTTCACTCAAAAACCCTAATTAAACAAATGATCCatttgtacacaacttgatacaTATGATGTGATTCATATACTGTGAAGATGATGCAGTTGCGATGATGCATCGATCAACACAACACGCGCATGCTCTTTCCAAAGTGTGTTTTCCTCCTCCATTATGATTTAGTCTGTGTCACATGCACAGAATAACCATTGCCAATGCCTTTCGGGGAAGATCAGGTACCGCACTATACGATGATGACATTGCCAATGGCATCGTCAGTGCATGATGACAGGTACAACGTGCTGAACGTGTTTTGCGTATAACTGTATGTAcccacatgtacattgtacatgcacaTCGTCATTATGTAAACTGAATCAGAAATATAACGGTACGTCTGTATACCCTCTCAAAGTGCGCGAAATAAACCCACGTTGTGTTTACGGCGAGAACACGATGGCGGGCATTCGCGATCCCGCAAAACAATGTTTTCCTCTGCAGGAGATCAAATCAGTGGTGTCACTTTTCCGAAGCGAACTGACCGACACTTCGGAACCCAACCTGGCCATGTTGTCAATAGTGGCCGGCATGATCGAGAACGTTTTGACCAGCAACCGTGGTGCATCGTCCGCGGCCGGCGAGGCCGTTGGTGCTGTCAACAATACGGTGGGCATCGAACCCATTTTCCCCGTGGTCGAGTTGCCCAACGTGGAGGCGCTGTACTGTAAATTCGAGACGCAAATCAAGGGATCGGTGGACCTGAGTGACTACAAACCTGGATATGCCACTCGGAGTTTGATCAAGAAAGTGTCTGACATTGTTTGGAGCTCACTGACGAGGTCTTACTACAAGGAGAAGGCGCATCTTCAGTCACTTTTCAGTTTGCTCACAGGTGAGTGAGTCATCCataaacaaaacaccacaacATCATAACATAACAACTTGAGCACGTTGAGATTTGAAGTGGGATGGGCACTAAAACTGTAGTgtcttttttgtttggtttgggtttgaGATTGGTGCTCTTCCTCGACAATTTCATGAAGTTtatggggataactttccgtatggcgccaccacttattcacacattttttacaaaaagggatatctcattgaggtaaattagatactattttatttcttatcgaatgaaaaagtggtggcgccatacggaaacttttccgtttaTGGTTACATGTTTTTAACTGTCTATtgaattgttcttttttttttatttgtatggacaagtttgtgtttttaatttggggttgaacatgCAAAGACAAGatagtttctttgttcaaataGAGCGGGGTTTGAACATGCAATCTCCGgaccagtgctctaccaactgagctaagtAATATTGGTCCAGTCAGTATCCTCTCCAATGGTCCGGCCAACTAGTTCAGCGTTGAAAATCATCCatgtttcatttgaaatataaCTAACGTGAGAAAGCTGACGAACTAGTGAAAGGACAGACTAACTGTGGACCTATCGGCCAGTCACAAGAACGTTTAGGGCAAACTCGGACTAAGTGAAAGACAAGTTATGACCAAAAAGCAATAAAgggaaattatttaaaaagttcaaGCCTCATTGGAATTAACGTACATCTTGCATGGAAGCCTTTCAAATgaagttaatatttaaaaagatgAGTATCCAGAACTGTGTAGTAAGTCTGGTGCCTATTGCTatacaagtttttgtttgtgtggtgGTGCACTCTAAAGCTTGAGTGCGTGTTCATAATTTGGAAATTCTGGAAAGCTACATAAAAGTCCTGCAGTGAACTTGCCTTCgtttaaaaatatatcaaaattgttttaattagtaatgttttcattttgctatTGAATCCTGACCATAGATGGTTGATCTGTGTCCAAGTCAAATAATCACTCGCAGTCactcaacaaaaatatttctctaATAAATGAACTTCCCTCCCTGCCTCCTTTGTGGTAAATGCTTAATGTGAGCAAAAGATAAATTGGTACTAAAAGTAAGCAAACAATATGTTTGAGTCCACCAGTTCCTTGGAACCAAACACTTGAAAGACAGATTAATTACAGAAAACTTAACCGTTTTCTCTATCCATCATGCAAACATCTTAATTAAACAGCACATCATTGGTAGTAATATATTAACTAAGAAGTCCTGATGGACACAgctagaacaaaaaacaaagggaAGGTGATCGCCAGTgaggatttttttcaaaagtgtgTGGCACTCTCGGAATAAGATTCTCGGAATAGTTTTACCCgttgtttatctttggtttgaaaaaccctactctgcaatctggaaCATTCTAATTAGTTTTATCTTAAccgtctgctcacttggtgtacctcaacattatgcataaaataatgaacctgtgaaaatttgagctcgatttggtcgttggagttgcgagataactaattactatgaaagaaaaaactattttgtcacacaaagttgcgtgctttcagatgcttgatttcgagacctcaaattctaaacttgagttctcaaaaacaaattcgtggaaaattacttatttctcaaaaaactatgttgcttccaagggagccgtttctcacaatgttttatactagcaacctctcccccccccccttaatataataataataatggagtcttatatagcgccggtatccgccacaaaaaggcgctcatggcgctcgctcaggatacaaaataaacagttcaaaagaaaggaacagAAAAAGTTTGTAGAGAGTCGCTGGTCATTGCTTAACTGCaaagaggtgggttttgaggACAGTTTTGAAAGAAGATGCTGTATTTGCAGTCCTGATGTGGTAGGGAAGACTATTTCACTTGTTACcaggtgaggttttatgctgatacttattttgagtaattaccaatagtgtccactgcctttaacagttctTGATTATATTTTATCTGCGTGTTTCCTTGAATTACACAAAGACCAAGAGTTTATTTTTGCCCTGGCACTGTTCTACTATTCTAGCCATTGTACTTCATGAGATTTGTTCTCTATTCACCGTAAAACATTCTGAAATTGTTATAAAAGCAGCCATCAAGAAAGATGGCCTTGGCCTTTCAGGTACGGTATTAGGCTACATGATGtaattaggtgttcgtgctgatgcacgaacacctattgttattgctctgttttttttttcttctccatcttccttcttcttcccgtcaactcttatctacagcataactcaagattcaagccaaactgaaccttgaaactcaccagacaattgaacctcaatacgaagacggcacagttttcattacgtcatgatgacgtcattaggtgtcaaattacagggtttttaaagttgaaaagggaccattttcgtttcgctgtatctcaacgaatatgaaagctatgatgttcaaagttttcgcatctgatagaccaagactggggcaacatttgaaaagttaacgccaaaatcgtacgaccttagcatccgggtcgttaccctgggtcgaagttcaccttcgggtttttttcgtcaaaaaacaactttcgagcttttctacggaataactcaagat includes the following:
- the LOC117296789 gene encoding kelch domain-containing protein 2-like isoform X2, producing MNAQIHLGKDLEPFYLGTLSKENRALCWQGVWRDDLYVRGILMSDEGQPGLLLVTPSLEQKDSGQVRCSYQDLSSKTSPADVTFDPMDDFETSQTESQVMDLTLDVEPLRIRDNVNTGKSDTPNTKSRLRQRQTEVTPEVTPQLSRAPVISKSSRKKRKTDEDQSTPSPRGRAKRLQLKRTPASAKKESPAPCRTPSKANCDQVPSARWGHSMCSISNNQALVIGGQGEQQVLSKDSIWLLDTESKTWCVPGMTKIEANKPQNRMGHTAVYDPMVKCVYVFGGSKNLRWFNDVHVLDIESWRWSHVEAQGRAPTRAYHTSTIYRNEMFVFGGVYPNPDPEPDGCSDQLLIFNPASESWYEPLVTGKKPKPRSGHSATLLDDQLVIFGGWDAPECFNDVHCLDLTLFDYENIQVIGSPPCPRSWHASAAMPGKRIFIHGGFDGDMAMTDSFIFCLATCSWTQVYIPLPMTPCAGHTLITLNQKFRDDGGKDKENETIEDDRRQRLMIFGGGNNEGVFSNKLKTFKLELA